One part of the Pirellulales bacterium genome encodes these proteins:
- a CDS encoding sigma-70 family RNA polymerase sigma factor, with product MNSDFLANLQKDSVTGGNKLANHGQNHCVTMSVTIERPRTNSISFIPWAERSDEELLREYRTTDTRRAFEELVSRYERELYSYLRRYLGDATLAEDAFQATFLQVHLKRDQFDEERKFRPWLYTIATNQAIDAQRRNKRHRMVSLDRRTEHDHGEEIGTLLELLTSTEPEADTNLEMLERRDWIRQAVQELPEGLRTALILVYYQGLKYREAADVMEIPVGTVKSRLHAAILKLHQSWKQTHTAEHD from the coding sequence ATGAATTCCGATTTTTTGGCCAATTTGCAAAAAGATTCCGTCACCGGCGGCAACAAACTCGCGAACCACGGCCAAAACCACTGCGTAACCATGAGTGTCACCATCGAACGTCCTCGAACCAACTCGATAAGTTTTATCCCCTGGGCGGAACGATCCGACGAAGAATTGCTGCGCGAGTATCGGACCACCGATACCCGCCGCGCTTTTGAGGAACTCGTCTCGCGGTACGAGCGCGAATTGTATAGTTATTTGCGCCGGTATTTGGGGGATGCGACTTTGGCGGAAGACGCGTTTCAGGCGACCTTTTTACAGGTTCACTTGAAGCGCGACCAATTCGACGAGGAACGCAAGTTTCGGCCCTGGCTGTATACGATTGCCACAAACCAGGCGATTGACGCCCAGCGCCGGAACAAACGGCACCGGATGGTCAGTCTGGATCGTCGGACCGAGCATGACCACGGCGAAGAGATCGGCACCTTGCTCGAATTGCTCACCAGCACCGAGCCAGAAGCCGACACCAACCTGGAAATGCTGGAACGGCGCGACTGGATCCGCCAAGCTGTTCAGGAACTGCCGGAGGGACTCCGTACTGCCTTGATCTTGGTGTATTATCAGGGTTTAAAGTATCGTGAAGCGGCTGATGTGATGGAAATTCCCGTGGGGACGGTCAAAAGCCGCCTGCACGCGGCCATCCTCAAGCTGCATCAATCCTGGAAACAAACCCATACCGCGGAACATGACTGA
- the mtnA gene encoding S-methyl-5-thioribose-1-phosphate isomerase, with product MNHEPIIATRWIGETDGYLELLDQTLLPGQITRLACRDVPTVFEAIRALRVRGAPAIGIAAAYGTVLGVHHLRPTNTSEWLTALESVTAELAQSRPTAVNLFWALERMRQFGREQASKSVEVAFLTEQLLAEAHRIRAEDAAMCRAIGQYGAELLPANRGVLTHCNTGSLATAEYGTALAAIYTAHAQGKNIQVYADETRPLLQGARLTTWELQQAGVPVTLICDNMAATVLRAGQVGAVIVGADRIAANGDAANKIGTYGLAILAHYHQVPFYVAAPSSTFDLNISNGAGIPIEQRDPREVTEAFGRRTAPADTRVFNPAFDVTPAELITALVTERGIIRPVTAANIAKLLG from the coding sequence ATGAATCATGAGCCAATCATCGCCACGCGTTGGATCGGAGAGACGGATGGCTATTTGGAACTGCTGGACCAAACCCTGTTGCCGGGTCAAATCACGCGCTTAGCCTGCCGCGACGTTCCCACCGTTTTTGAGGCGATCCGCGCCCTCCGCGTCCGCGGCGCGCCCGCCATCGGCATTGCCGCCGCCTATGGAACCGTCTTGGGCGTGCATCATCTCCGTCCCACAAATACCAGCGAGTGGTTAACAGCACTGGAGAGCGTGACCGCGGAATTGGCCCAATCCCGCCCCACGGCGGTGAATTTGTTTTGGGCGTTGGAGCGCATGCGACAATTTGGGCGGGAACAAGCCAGCAAGTCGGTCGAGGTAGCCTTTTTAACAGAGCAACTCCTGGCAGAGGCTCATCGCATTCGCGCGGAAGACGCCGCCATGTGCCGGGCCATTGGACAATACGGGGCGGAGCTATTGCCAGCCAATCGCGGCGTCTTGACGCACTGCAACACCGGATCACTGGCCACGGCCGAGTATGGCACAGCGCTGGCGGCCATTTACACCGCGCACGCCCAGGGAAAAAACATACAGGTGTATGCCGATGAAACGCGGCCGCTGTTACAGGGCGCGCGCTTGACCACGTGGGAACTGCAACAGGCGGGCGTGCCGGTAACGTTGATATGTGATAATATGGCCGCCACAGTCTTACGCGCGGGTCAGGTGGGGGCGGTGATCGTGGGTGCGGACCGGATCGCCGCGAACGGCGACGCCGCGAACAAGATCGGCACGTATGGTCTGGCAATCCTAGCCCACTACCACCAGGTGCCGTTTTATGTGGCGGCCCCTTCCAGCACTTTTGATCTCAATATTTCGAACGGCGCGGGGATTCCCATCGAACAGCGTGATCCGCGCGAAGTGACGGAAGCTTTTGGCCGAAGGACAGCCCCGGCTGATACGCGGGTGTTTAACCCGGCCTTTGACGTGACCCCCGCGGAGTTGATCACGGCGCTGGTGACCGAGCGGGGTATCATTCGCCCGGTCACGGCGGCTAATATCGCAAAACTTCTAGGCTAA
- a CDS encoding TrmH family RNA methyltransferase has product MITSLQNPRVKAAIRLRDSRQRRKSGRFLIDGAREILRAWQSGITLTELYYCQEWVHTSEGSDLLFIIQQGSFPANSPEELSAHPGTESVFPELLPVSSKVFERLAYGERAEGFLAVAQAPVRKLENFLHLPNTQPPLYGVLVDVEKPGNVGAAMRSADGAGVTGVIVAGENAELWNPNTIRASLGTIFHVPCCTATEQNALSWLRRNVAVIYAASLDAEQSYTEVDFTIPCAIALGSEDEGLDIAWQGFPNPSAPQNADDSSPSAMIVPIALPMLGIADSLNVSAAAAVLFYEALRQRGVREERG; this is encoded by the coding sequence ATGATTACCAGTTTGCAAAATCCACGGGTAAAGGCAGCGATTCGCCTGCGCGATTCCCGGCAACGGCGCAAGTCTGGCCGCTTTCTGATTGATGGAGCGCGGGAAATTCTGCGCGCCTGGCAGTCGGGGATCACGCTGACCGAGTTGTACTACTGCCAGGAATGGGTGCATACGTCCGAGGGGAGTGACCTGCTGTTTATCATTCAACAAGGAAGTTTCCCTGCGAATAGTCCGGAGGAATTGTCCGCTCACCCCGGGACGGAAAGCGTCTTTCCCGAACTGCTCCCCGTCAGCTCCAAAGTCTTTGAACGCCTGGCCTATGGCGAACGGGCGGAGGGTTTTCTTGCGGTGGCCCAGGCCCCGGTGCGAAAACTGGAGAATTTTTTACATTTGCCAAATACCCAACCTCCCTTGTATGGCGTCCTGGTGGATGTGGAAAAACCAGGTAATGTGGGGGCGGCAATGCGCAGCGCGGATGGCGCGGGGGTGACGGGAGTAATCGTCGCGGGGGAAAACGCCGAATTGTGGAACCCCAATACCATTCGGGCCAGCCTGGGGACAATTTTCCACGTTCCCTGCTGCACGGCCACCGAACAAAATGCGCTTTCGTGGTTACGGCGAAATGTGGCAGTTATCTATGCCGCCAGTCTGGATGCGGAACAGAGTTACACGGAGGTTGATTTTACCATTCCGTGCGCCATTGCCCTGGGAAGCGAAGACGAAGGGCTGGACATAGCTTGGCAGGGATTTCCCAACCCCAGTGCGCCCCAAAATGCCGACGACTCTTCACCCTCTGCGATGATTGTGCCTATCGCGCTCCCGATGCTGGGCATTGCGGATAGTTTAAATGTCTCCGCGGCGGCGGCGGTTTTATTTTATGAGGCGCTGCGTCAGCGAGGGGTACGGGAGGAAAGGGGGTAG
- the ilvB gene encoding biosynthetic-type acetolactate synthase large subunit, with protein sequence MATVTKPRAANQLINGADVVIQSLINQGTDVIFAYPGGASMPLHQSLTRYKDQIRTILPRHEQGGAFAAQGYARTTGRPGVCMGTSGPGALNLVTAIADAKMDSVPLIALTGQVGTPVIGSDAFQETPIVEVCRGITKHHYLVTHVNDIARVMREAFHIATTGRQGPVLVDLPKNVQMAQIVPDFDVPMNLPGYKISERLAKPEQIAQAAAAIKQAKRPVIYAGGGVISSGASDALREFVRKTGIPITTTVMGLGAVRGEGPLWLDMLGMHGSVYSNYAVDECDLLIALGVRFDDRVTGKKEEFAKNAFILHVDIDPSELNKNKDAHIPIVSDVKYFLSELNKIVEAPTGLEPWLEQISSWKSQDPYKIPEIDAITQQLAIHELWKLTRGENTIISVGVGQHQMWAAQFYKFMEPRTWMSSSGLGTMGFGLPAAMGAKVAHPDKHVIDIDGDGSFLMNIQELATCVCEKIPVKVLLLNNQHLGMVVQWEDRFFKGNRAHTYLGPIDNPEAIGQGHGKPASERYPNFVQIAKGFGCGARYVKKKSELVDALKEMLAYDGPYVLDVEVPYQEHVLPMIPSGMTVRDIIKE encoded by the coding sequence GTGGCCACAGTGACTAAACCGCGTGCGGCAAATCAGTTAATCAATGGTGCGGACGTAGTGATCCAATCCCTGATCAATCAGGGAACGGATGTGATATTTGCCTATCCCGGTGGAGCGAGCATGCCGCTGCACCAGTCGTTAACGCGGTATAAAGACCAAATCCGGACCATATTGCCACGCCATGAACAGGGGGGGGCATTTGCGGCACAAGGGTACGCCCGCACGACTGGCCGACCGGGAGTCTGCATGGGGACCAGCGGCCCTGGCGCGCTCAATCTGGTCACCGCCATTGCCGATGCCAAGATGGACAGTGTCCCCTTGATTGCCTTGACCGGCCAGGTCGGCACTCCGGTTATCGGCTCGGATGCTTTTCAAGAAACCCCCATTGTGGAGGTCTGCCGCGGCATTACCAAGCATCATTATCTGGTCACGCATGTTAATGATATCGCCCGTGTCATGCGCGAGGCGTTTCATATTGCCACCACGGGCCGCCAGGGACCGGTGTTGGTTGATTTGCCCAAGAACGTCCAAATGGCGCAAATCGTTCCCGATTTTGATGTGCCGATGAATCTGCCCGGTTATAAAATTTCCGAACGTCTGGCCAAGCCGGAGCAAATCGCCCAAGCAGCCGCCGCCATTAAGCAAGCCAAACGTCCGGTGATTTATGCCGGCGGCGGGGTCATTAGCTCCGGAGCTAGCGACGCACTGCGGGAATTCGTTCGCAAAACCGGCATTCCCATCACCACCACGGTCATGGGACTTGGGGCGGTCCGGGGTGAAGGCCCCCTGTGGTTGGATATGTTGGGCATGCATGGCAGCGTTTATTCCAACTATGCCGTCGATGAATGCGATCTGCTCATCGCGCTGGGCGTGCGATTTGATGACCGCGTCACCGGCAAGAAAGAGGAATTTGCCAAAAATGCCTTTATTTTACATGTCGATATCGACCCCTCGGAACTGAATAAGAATAAGGACGCCCATATTCCGATTGTCAGTGATGTGAAGTACTTTTTGAGCGAGTTAAATAAAATTGTCGAGGCTCCAACGGGGCTGGAACCGTGGCTGGAACAAATTTCTTCTTGGAAATCGCAGGATCCATACAAGATTCCGGAAATCGACGCGATCACCCAGCAACTGGCGATTCATGAATTGTGGAAGCTGACCCGTGGCGAAAACACGATCATCAGCGTTGGCGTTGGCCAACATCAAATGTGGGCGGCGCAATTTTACAAGTTCATGGAGCCGCGGACGTGGATGTCTAGTTCGGGCCTGGGAACTATGGGCTTTGGCCTGCCGGCCGCCATGGGGGCCAAGGTCGCCCACCCCGACAAACACGTCATTGACATTGACGGGGATGGCAGCTTTTTGATGAATATCCAGGAACTAGCCACCTGCGTCTGCGAAAAGATACCCGTCAAAGTGCTGTTGCTAAATAACCAACACCTGGGCATGGTGGTGCAGTGGGAAGACCGCTTTTTTAAGGGGAATCGCGCTCATACCTATTTAGGTCCGATCGACAATCCCGAGGCCATCGGCCAAGGGCACGGCAAACCGGCCTCCGAGCGTTACCCCAACTTTGTCCAGATTGCCAAGGGTTTTGGCTGCGGTGCCCGCTATGTCAAAAAGAAATCCGAACTGGTCGATGCGCTCAAGGAGATGCTTGCCTATGATGGGCCGTATGTGTTGGATGTCGAAGTCCCGTATCAAGAGCATGTCCTGCCGATGATCCCGTCCGGCATGACCGTCCGTGACATCATCAAGGAATAA
- a CDS encoding alpha/beta fold hydrolase, with the protein MELQLSTHAPALRSTAPFPASEQHLRSLLTQFSGQFPPFQPSRMLRGGHLQTLAGVYYPSWTLPYRAQRHLVQLCDGDQLVLHDDCPPNWRVGDRTAMLIHGLSGSYQSSYMIRTAGRLNERGIRVFRLDLRGCGAGVGLARHPYHSGRSDDAIAAIEQAAALSSGSPLTLIGFSLGGNVSLKLAGEVGSTTCGGLDSVLAVCPPINLARCSRSLMSWPKLYYDRYFAKLLRAEIARLYASREDAMRINAARLPRRIQDFDEYYTAPMSGFESAEDYYTQCSAARFLSSIRKPTLIIAAADDPLIPVEIFADAQLSSSIDLRIYAGAGHMGFVARRGVDPDRRWLDWRIVDWVCAWDRASRQLPSLCGPHWPAELTRLS; encoded by the coding sequence ATGGAATTGCAGTTATCCACCCATGCTCCCGCACTACGGTCAACAGCGCCGTTTCCGGCGTCCGAGCAACACCTGCGGTCCCTGCTGACCCAGTTTTCTGGTCAATTCCCCCCGTTTCAACCCTCGCGCATGCTGCGGGGGGGGCATTTGCAAACTCTGGCGGGCGTTTATTACCCCAGTTGGACCCTTCCTTACCGCGCGCAGCGGCATTTGGTCCAGCTTTGTGACGGTGACCAACTGGTCCTGCATGACGACTGTCCGCCAAATTGGCGGGTTGGCGACCGAACTGCAATGTTAATTCATGGGCTAAGCGGTTCTTATCAAAGCTCATACATGATTCGGACGGCGGGACGGCTTAATGAGCGCGGGATACGCGTCTTTCGACTGGATTTGCGCGGCTGCGGGGCAGGTGTGGGTTTGGCGCGGCACCCGTATCATAGCGGTCGGTCCGACGATGCGATCGCCGCCATTGAGCAGGCCGCCGCACTCTCTTCGGGCAGCCCCTTGACACTGATCGGTTTTTCACTGGGGGGGAATGTCTCGCTCAAACTCGCCGGCGAAGTGGGCTCAACGACCTGCGGCGGTTTGGATAGCGTCCTGGCGGTATGTCCGCCGATCAATCTGGCCCGCTGTTCACGTTCGCTCATGTCCTGGCCCAAATTGTACTATGACCGCTACTTTGCCAAATTGCTGCGCGCGGAAATAGCCCGGTTGTATGCCAGCCGAGAAGATGCCATGCGCATCAATGCCGCGCGTCTGCCGAGGCGAATCCAGGATTTTGACGAATACTATACCGCGCCGATGAGCGGGTTTGAGTCGGCGGAAGATTACTACACCCAGTGCAGCGCTGCTCGTTTTTTGTCCTCCATTCGCAAACCAACGTTGATTATCGCCGCCGCGGATGATCCCTTAATTCCCGTGGAAATCTTTGCCGACGCGCAACTTTCGTCGTCGATTGACCTGCGAATTTATGCGGGGGCGGGACATATGGGCTTTGTCGCCCGCCGAGGGGTCGATCCCGACCGCAGATGGCTGGACTGGAGAATCGTGGATTGGGTATGCGCCTGGGATCGGGCGAGCCGCCAGTTGCCGTCCCTTTGCGGACCGCATTGGCCAGCGGAGCTAACCCGCCTATCCTAG
- a CDS encoding alpha/beta hydrolase-fold protein: MQKGIFLCGLLACALSLTVAQEPGGGSNRDPRSPENTPRRGGPGAFGGPIELGPADKQFYADPPEGIVALRDDIPHGKLELITYDSKTVGTKRKMNVYTPPGYSTDKKYPVLYLLHGIGGDETEWQRFATPDRLFDNLIHDGKAVPMIVVMPNGRAQKNDRAEGNVFESAPAFAVFERDLLDDVIPAIESRYSVLADRENRALAGLSMGGGQSLNIGLKQLGSFAWIGGFSSAPNTLPPAELIPDASQTKEKLKLLWLSCGNKDGLIRISQRLQRHLAQNDIQHIWNVDEHGHDATHWRNNLYHFAQLLFNAEATKTALTKANQTDAAATTARQPDALPAGIVDDFRPASTNQPGQEYPQVNSQGRVKFQIIAPDAKSVGVTFRDSTEFVKGENGAWIGYTRPLDEGFHYYALKIDGAEVPDPHSMMFFGANRWGSGVEVPAQDRDFYAVKKVPHGQVREILFHSDSTDTHRRAFVYTPPGYDDEPNRRYPVLYLQHGYGENEYGWSQQGHAGLIMDNLIAEEKARPMIIVMTYGMTNDVRVGGLRNFDIRPFEKVLCEELIPHIDTHFRTIADQPHRAMAGLSMGGMETKTITLKKPDLFSHIGLFSGGSIAPGDIDDLEKFKKENRLVFVSYGSHELGDGTPRRGGDPKANIDALQAAGVNAHYYISPQTGHEWQTWRRSLREFAPRLFKE; the protein is encoded by the coding sequence ATGCAAAAAGGCATCTTTTTGTGCGGACTGTTGGCTTGTGCGCTTTCGTTGACTGTGGCCCAGGAACCGGGAGGTGGTTCAAATCGCGATCCTCGGTCCCCGGAAAATACCCCGCGGCGGGGCGGTCCCGGGGCATTCGGCGGACCCATCGAGCTGGGGCCCGCGGACAAGCAATTCTATGCCGATCCTCCCGAGGGTATTGTCGCCCTGCGCGACGATATCCCGCACGGCAAGTTAGAATTGATCACCTACGACTCTAAGACAGTCGGCACAAAACGCAAGATGAATGTCTACACTCCTCCCGGGTATTCCACGGATAAGAAATACCCAGTCTTGTATTTACTGCATGGAATCGGCGGTGATGAAACAGAGTGGCAGCGATTTGCCACTCCTGACAGGCTTTTTGATAACTTGATTCATGACGGCAAGGCGGTGCCTATGATCGTGGTTATGCCTAATGGCCGCGCCCAAAAGAATGATCGGGCGGAAGGGAATGTTTTTGAGTCGGCTCCGGCCTTCGCGGTTTTTGAGCGGGACTTGCTGGATGATGTCATTCCCGCTATTGAGTCGCGTTATTCCGTATTGGCGGATCGTGAGAATCGAGCTTTGGCTGGTTTATCCATGGGCGGAGGGCAGTCACTAAATATCGGCTTAAAACAGCTGGGGAGCTTTGCTTGGATTGGAGGCTTTTCATCCGCCCCAAATACACTGCCACCCGCGGAACTGATTCCCGACGCCAGCCAGACCAAGGAAAAGCTCAAACTGTTGTGGTTATCGTGCGGCAATAAAGATGGCCTGATCCGCATCAGCCAGCGATTGCAACGCCACTTGGCTCAAAATGACATTCAGCATATTTGGAATGTGGATGAGCATGGGCACGATGCTACCCACTGGCGAAATAATCTTTATCACTTTGCCCAGTTGCTATTTAATGCCGAAGCGACAAAAACCGCTTTGACCAAAGCGAATCAAACTGATGCCGCGGCGACAACCGCTCGACAGCCTGATGCCCTTCCCGCGGGGATCGTCGACGACTTTCGGCCCGCATCGACAAATCAACCAGGCCAGGAATATCCCCAAGTCAATTCCCAAGGTCGAGTTAAATTCCAAATCATCGCGCCAGACGCAAAAAGCGTCGGCGTGACATTTCGGGATAGCACGGAATTTGTAAAAGGAGAAAATGGCGCCTGGATCGGATACACCCGCCCGCTGGACGAAGGCTTTCATTACTATGCCCTAAAGATAGACGGCGCTGAAGTTCCCGACCCGCATAGCATGATGTTTTTTGGAGCGAATCGGTGGGGTAGCGGCGTGGAAGTACCCGCGCAAGATCGGGATTTTTACGCGGTAAAAAAGGTGCCGCATGGCCAAGTTCGCGAGATTTTATTTCATTCCGATAGCACAGATACGCATCGTCGGGCGTTTGTGTATACCCCGCCGGGTTATGATGATGAACCTAACCGGCGGTATCCCGTGTTATATTTGCAACACGGCTACGGCGAGAATGAGTATGGTTGGAGCCAGCAAGGCCATGCCGGTTTAATCATGGATAATCTCATCGCCGAAGAAAAGGCTCGACCGATGATCATCGTCATGACTTACGGAATGACAAATGATGTCCGTGTTGGGGGGTTGCGGAACTTTGATATTCGCCCGTTCGAAAAAGTGCTATGCGAGGAGCTAATTCCCCACATTGATACGCATTTTCGCACAATCGCCGACCAGCCCCACCGCGCGATGGCGGGTCTATCGATGGGTGGCATGGAAACGAAAACAATCACCCTAAAAAAACCGGATCTCTTTTCACACATCGGCTTGTTTAGCGGCGGCAGCATTGCCCCGGGGGACATTGATGATCTGGAAAAGTTTAAAAAAGAGAATCGGCTGGTATTTGTTAGCTATGGTAGCCATGAGCTAGGAGACGGAACCCCGCGCCGTGGCGGCGACCCAAAGGCAAATATCGATGCCTTGCAGGCCGCAGGTGTGAATGCTCATTATTATATTTCCCCCCAGACCGGCCATGAATGGCAAACTTGGCGTCGCAGCTTACGCGAATTTGCCCCTCGCTTATTTAAGGAATAA
- a CDS encoding MarR family transcriptional regulator has translation MKAKDQLPLELRAVYLALHRRSDMHFVKYGVTADQFVLLATLARGHALTQRELASRMPSDPSTVRAMLVLLEKRGLVTRNTHPTDARARTVALTHTGLRKYRQVWQAGQSIRDQMVALLSEEEKKYLVKLLRLVSQSLADTPFDKVAVKTQKSK, from the coding sequence TTGAAGGCGAAAGACCAACTACCGCTAGAACTCCGGGCCGTTTACCTGGCGCTTCATCGGCGTTCGGATATGCATTTTGTGAAATATGGCGTTACCGCCGATCAATTTGTGCTGTTAGCGACGTTGGCGAGAGGCCATGCGCTGACACAGCGTGAATTGGCTTCGCGCATGCCGTCTGATCCCAGCACGGTACGGGCCATGTTGGTCTTGCTGGAAAAACGGGGCCTCGTCACGCGCAACACCCATCCCACGGACGCGCGCGCCAGAACGGTGGCGTTGACGCATACTGGACTGCGAAAGTATCGGCAAGTGTGGCAAGCGGGCCAATCCATTCGAGACCAAATGGTGGCTTTACTGAGCGAGGAGGAAAAAAAATATCTTGTTAAACTGTTGCGGCTTGTATCCCAATCACTCGCGGACACTCCTTTTGACAAGGTTGCCGTGAAAACCCAAAAATCAAAGTAA
- a CDS encoding trypsin-like peptidase domain-containing protein: MQLGAYLRYVAVWGIVCWQLWASAVVLAENSAKDVFDKVNHGIVFLKCEDGFGSGMVLDKTGLILTNKHVVSSPLPYEAELDVKVNGEYMTVTFKKVKIIAFHPKFDMALVRIDPQEHPGTLSPIKLAKEKQATGIDVIAIGNPGGGGDTSLVKSITDGLLSGVDREIDGVKYYQTSAPINPGNSGGPLFNMQGEVIGMNTLKSRNEGQGFALPLYDLDTEKFITPSQLRPDKEKEEKLIERSDRLLEAMQRIKGEMDDSDPRFRIIMINILEQYSDIISDDGKYSPAINYRYGKFLRTLGNLEFVTTPFYDKAILHLANSIVLDPWGADSLDAHRELGMAYSKAGKSEDARKAWHEGIAKFPEKAAPFWDALAIAWYKEKDFLEAAKAAKFAVKVGSGKYSPNRLTEMQKLLVRCEKELSDKHAEQLKTATEAFASELEKSTKLAAEKEKAKKPAVTSDFEKLVEKFIPNESETKPDLKIRIDDSNTVESKPAKTTSSNTVTKNIAAASLDLTIPAGSVDLLSGIKLDQDAVNGKWKMDNKTLVTPISANAIFKFPANIPAQYDLTLIVERKASDKEFIVGFARGGHQSILYVDQDNLSGLDTTDRRGSHRGAVLVLDTPITLTLKVRTAGLQVLADKQEIFRKLSKEAFPVVPEAWDPAEKDTLFIGSNGSRFVIHKAMLTPVK; this comes from the coding sequence ATGCAGCTCGGGGCCTATTTGCGTTACGTTGCCGTTTGGGGCATTGTTTGCTGGCAACTCTGGGCCAGTGCGGTCGTCCTGGCTGAAAACTCCGCCAAGGACGTTTTTGACAAGGTCAACCACGGCATCGTTTTTCTTAAGTGCGAGGATGGCTTTGGGTCGGGGATGGTTTTAGATAAAACCGGGCTGATCCTGACCAATAAGCACGTCGTTTCTTCTCCGCTCCCTTACGAGGCGGAATTAGATGTCAAAGTCAACGGCGAATATATGACCGTCACCTTTAAAAAAGTAAAAATCATCGCTTTTCATCCCAAGTTTGACATGGCCCTGGTGCGGATCGATCCGCAGGAACATCCGGGAACTCTTTCGCCCATCAAATTAGCCAAGGAAAAACAAGCGACGGGGATTGATGTGATTGCCATCGGTAACCCCGGCGGCGGGGGAGATACCAGTTTGGTCAAATCAATCACTGATGGACTATTAAGCGGCGTGGATCGCGAAATTGACGGAGTCAAATATTATCAAACCAGTGCTCCTATCAACCCGGGTAATTCCGGTGGGCCGCTCTTTAACATGCAGGGGGAAGTGATCGGTATGAATACCCTCAAGAGCCGCAACGAAGGGCAGGGTTTCGCGCTTCCCTTATATGATCTGGACACGGAAAAATTTATCACCCCGTCGCAGTTGCGCCCGGATAAGGAGAAAGAAGAAAAGCTTATTGAACGCTCGGACCGCCTGCTGGAGGCAATGCAACGCATCAAAGGCGAAATGGACGATTCCGATCCGCGCTTTCGAATAATAATGATTAATATCCTCGAACAATACTCCGACATCATCAGTGACGACGGCAAATACAGCCCCGCCATTAACTACCGTTATGGTAAGTTTCTACGCACGCTAGGGAATTTGGAGTTTGTCACGACTCCCTTTTATGATAAAGCAATCTTGCATCTGGCAAATTCCATCGTCCTAGACCCCTGGGGGGCGGATAGTCTGGACGCCCATCGCGAGTTGGGCATGGCCTATTCCAAAGCTGGCAAGAGCGAAGACGCGCGGAAGGCCTGGCACGAGGGGATTGCCAAATTTCCTGAAAAGGCGGCTCCATTTTGGGATGCCCTGGCGATTGCCTGGTATAAGGAAAAAGATTTCTTGGAAGCGGCCAAGGCGGCCAAATTTGCCGTCAAGGTCGGCAGCGGAAAATACTCTCCTAACCGGTTGACGGAGATGCAAAAGTTGCTGGTCCGTTGTGAAAAGGAGCTTTCCGACAAACATGCCGAGCAACTAAAAACCGCGACCGAGGCCTTTGCCAGTGAACTGGAAAAGTCGACCAAGCTGGCCGCGGAAAAAGAAAAAGCCAAAAAGCCCGCGGTGACCAGCGATTTTGAAAAACTGGTCGAAAAATTCATTCCCAATGAGAGCGAGACCAAGCCCGATCTCAAGATCCGCATTGACGATAGCAATACCGTGGAAAGTAAGCCCGCGAAAACCACGTCCAGCAACACCGTGACTAAAAACATCGCGGCGGCAAGTTTGGATTTGACGATTCCGGCGGGTTCGGTGGATCTGTTATCCGGAATAAAACTCGACCAGGATGCGGTCAATGGCAAGTGGAAAATGGACAATAAAACCCTGGTCACGCCCATTAGCGCCAACGCCATCTTCAAATTTCCGGCGAATATACCCGCGCAATATGACTTAACCCTCATTGTGGAACGTAAGGCGAGCGACAAGGAATTTATCGTGGGCTTTGCGCGGGGGGGGCACCAATCGATATTGTATGTGGATCAGGACAATCTTAGCGGTTTGGATACCACGGATCGTCGCGGTAGCCATCGGGGCGCGGTGCTGGTGCTGGACACGCCGATCACCCTGACGCTCAAGGTGCGTACGGCGGGGTTGCAGGTATTGGCCGACAAGCAAGAAATCTTTCGCAAGCTAAGCAAAGAGGCTTTTCCGGTCGTGCCCGAAGCTTGGGACCCGGCGGAAAAAGACACACTCTTTATCGGTAGCAACGGCAGCCGCTTTGTGATCCACAAGGCGATGTTAACGCCGGTCAAGTAG